A window of Zingiber officinale cultivar Zhangliang chromosome 5A, Zo_v1.1, whole genome shotgun sequence contains these coding sequences:
- the LOC121979447 gene encoding protein LIFEGUARD 2-like, which yields MWKNAGYSKAGDLESGTQPLYPGMLESPDLRWAFIRKIYFILCVQLALTVAVASVVVSVDAIPQFLLSSNTGLAVYIAIVFLPIITLCPLSCYYQRHPVNLLLLGLFTVSLSFAVGMTCAFTSGKVILEAAILTAVVVVSLTLYTFWAARRGHDFSFLGPFLFAALMILLVFSFIQILFPLGKISVMIYGGLAAIIFAAYIVYDTDNLIKRYTYDEYIWAAVALYLDIINLFLNLLTILRVSNN from the exons ATGTGGAAGAACGCCGGGTACTCGAAAGCAGGGGACTTGGAGTCCGGGACGCAGCCGCTCTACCCGGGAATGCTCGAGAGCCCCGATCTCCGGTGGGCGTTCATCAGGAAGATCTACTTCATTCTCTGCGTCCAACTGGCGTTGACGGTGGCCGTAGCCTCCGTCGTGGTCAGTGTCGACGCCATCCCCCAATTCCTCCTTTCGTCGAACACGGGGCTGGCGGTTTATATCGCCATCGTCTTCCTCCCAATAATTA CTTTGTGCCCTCTGTCTTGTTATTATCAACGCCACCCGGTGAATCTACTTCTTCTCGGGCTGTTTACTGTGTCATTGAGCTTCGCTGTCGGAATGACCTGTGCTTTTACAAGCG GAAAGGTCATTTTGGAAGCTGCTATTCTCACTGCAGTGGTGGTTGTTAGTCTCACCCTCTATACTTTCTGGGCTGCACGTAGAGGCCATGACTTCAGCTTTCTGGGCCCTTTCCTTTTCGCTGCTCTCATGATATTGCTGGTGTTCTCATTTATCCAG ATTCTATTTCCTCTGGGAAAGATTTCAGTAATGATATACGGAGGACTGGCTGCAATTATATTTGCTGCCTACATTGTATATGACACAGACAACTTGATCAAGCGATATACTTATGATGAGTACATTTGGGCTGCTGTGGCTCTCTATCTTGACATCATAAACCTGTTCCTTAATCTGCTCACCATACTCAGGGTTTCAAACAATTGA